From Astyanax mexicanus isolate ESR-SI-001 chromosome 16, AstMex3_surface, whole genome shotgun sequence, one genomic window encodes:
- the LOC103041677 gene encoding beta-1,3-galactosyltransferase 2-like isoform X2 — protein MSPDHLHAAGGGFECRRYHLRIGFIVLLLLSLLIWYYLNSDVLNIWTTMHILYNTTYSKAASARSFFIKISSESNLTIVRENGKTVFTTGFRKTQLHRTLSSTTHEQCTARSKYQVAYPCTYHYIINEEERCAQEKPFLVLMVPVAAGNKEAREIIRRTWGSETKVMGQLVSMYFMLGETNAENKQYMQEMLQNESSTHHDIIQSDFIDSYNNLTIKTMVIMEWLASYCHMASYAMKVDSDIFLNVNKLVSVVLQAPRENYLTGLMAYDAIVHRDPNSKWYFPEAVFPRSSYPPYALGLGYVFSMDLPKKLVDGAKQLEQNVYIEDVNIGLIMDHLKISYTSHSDQSLFNVFPIPFNRCSYSSLIATTTNSMSDLENFWLELQKPGPRC, from the exons ATGAG TCCGGACCATCTTCATGCAGCCGGCGGCGGGTTTGAGTGCCGGCGCTACCATCTTCGGATTGGCTTTATAGTGCTGCTGCTTCTGAGTCTGCTGATCTGGTACTACTTGAATTCTGATGTCTTAAATATTTGGACAACAATGCACATACTGTACAACACTACCTACTCCAAAGCTGCTTCAGCCAGGTCGTTTTTCATCAAAATCTCCTCAGAGAGCAACCTGACTATTGTCCGGGAGAACGGGAAAACTGTCTTCACTACCGGATTCCGTAAAACACAGCTGCACAGAACATTATCTTCAACAACGCACGAACAATGCACGGCCAGGAGCAAGTACCAAGTGGCGTATCCCTGCACGTATCATTACATAATAAACGAGGAGGAAAGGTGCGCGCAGGAGAAACCTTTCCTGGTGCTGATGGTGCCTGTGGCGGCAGGCAACAAGGAGGCCCGGGAGATCATCCGCAGAACCTGGGGGTCCGAGACCAAGGTCATGGGTCAGTTGGTGAGCATGTATTTCATGCTGGGAGAGACCAATGCTGAAAACAAGCAGTACATGCAGGAAATGCTGCAGAACGAAAGCAGCACACACCATGATATCATCCAGAGCGATTTTATAGATAGCTACAACAACCTGACCATCAAAACCATGGTCATCATGGAATGGCTGGCATCGTACTGCCACATGGCCTCGTACGCCATGAAGGTAGACTCGGATATTTTCCTGAATGTGAATAAACTAGTCAGCGTGGTTCTACAAGCCCCCCGAGAGAACTACTTAACAGGGCTTATGGCTTACGATGCCATAGTGCACCGAGACCCCAACTCCAAATGGTATTTCCCAGAGGCCGTTTTCCCCCGTAGCAGTTACCCACCCTACGCCCTGGGCCTGGGCTACGTCTTCTCCATGGACCTTCCCAAAAAGCTAGTCGACGGAGCCAAGCAATTAGAACAAAACGTCTACATCGAGGACGTGAATATAGGATTAATCATGGACCATCTGAAAATATCCTACACCAGCCATTCAGACCAGAGCTTGTTCAACGTCTTCCCAATTCCTTTTAATCGCTGTAGTTACTCAAGCCTCATCGCTACAACAACCAACAGCATGAGCGATCTAGAAAACTTCTGGCTAGAACTTCAGAAGCCAGGACCACGCTGCTAA
- the LOC103041677 gene encoding beta-1,3-galactosyltransferase 2-like isoform X1 produces the protein MVEEAGRSGQRSPDHLHAAGGGFECRRYHLRIGFIVLLLLSLLIWYYLNSDVLNIWTTMHILYNTTYSKAASARSFFIKISSESNLTIVRENGKTVFTTGFRKTQLHRTLSSTTHEQCTARSKYQVAYPCTYHYIINEEERCAQEKPFLVLMVPVAAGNKEAREIIRRTWGSETKVMGQLVSMYFMLGETNAENKQYMQEMLQNESSTHHDIIQSDFIDSYNNLTIKTMVIMEWLASYCHMASYAMKVDSDIFLNVNKLVSVVLQAPRENYLTGLMAYDAIVHRDPNSKWYFPEAVFPRSSYPPYALGLGYVFSMDLPKKLVDGAKQLEQNVYIEDVNIGLIMDHLKISYTSHSDQSLFNVFPIPFNRCSYSSLIATTTNSMSDLENFWLELQKPGPRC, from the exons ATGGTGGAGGAAGCCGGCAGAAGTGGACAACGaag TCCGGACCATCTTCATGCAGCCGGCGGCGGGTTTGAGTGCCGGCGCTACCATCTTCGGATTGGCTTTATAGTGCTGCTGCTTCTGAGTCTGCTGATCTGGTACTACTTGAATTCTGATGTCTTAAATATTTGGACAACAATGCACATACTGTACAACACTACCTACTCCAAAGCTGCTTCAGCCAGGTCGTTTTTCATCAAAATCTCCTCAGAGAGCAACCTGACTATTGTCCGGGAGAACGGGAAAACTGTCTTCACTACCGGATTCCGTAAAACACAGCTGCACAGAACATTATCTTCAACAACGCACGAACAATGCACGGCCAGGAGCAAGTACCAAGTGGCGTATCCCTGCACGTATCATTACATAATAAACGAGGAGGAAAGGTGCGCGCAGGAGAAACCTTTCCTGGTGCTGATGGTGCCTGTGGCGGCAGGCAACAAGGAGGCCCGGGAGATCATCCGCAGAACCTGGGGGTCCGAGACCAAGGTCATGGGTCAGTTGGTGAGCATGTATTTCATGCTGGGAGAGACCAATGCTGAAAACAAGCAGTACATGCAGGAAATGCTGCAGAACGAAAGCAGCACACACCATGATATCATCCAGAGCGATTTTATAGATAGCTACAACAACCTGACCATCAAAACCATGGTCATCATGGAATGGCTGGCATCGTACTGCCACATGGCCTCGTACGCCATGAAGGTAGACTCGGATATTTTCCTGAATGTGAATAAACTAGTCAGCGTGGTTCTACAAGCCCCCCGAGAGAACTACTTAACAGGGCTTATGGCTTACGATGCCATAGTGCACCGAGACCCCAACTCCAAATGGTATTTCCCAGAGGCCGTTTTCCCCCGTAGCAGTTACCCACCCTACGCCCTGGGCCTGGGCTACGTCTTCTCCATGGACCTTCCCAAAAAGCTAGTCGACGGAGCCAAGCAATTAGAACAAAACGTCTACATCGAGGACGTGAATATAGGATTAATCATGGACCATCTGAAAATATCCTACACCAGCCATTCAGACCAGAGCTTGTTCAACGTCTTCCCAATTCCTTTTAATCGCTGTAGTTACTCAAGCCTCATCGCTACAACAACCAACAGCATGAGCGATCTAGAAAACTTCTGGCTAGAACTTCAGAAGCCAGGACCACGCTGCTAA
- the LOC111188484 gene encoding NAD(P)H dehydrogenase [quinone] 1-like, with protein MAGKTALIVYAHQSPSSFNAAAKDAAVQTLTAQGYKVIVSDLYTMKFQPSATAADIKGDLKDPEHFVYNDEACAAWKEGRLSDDIKEEHNKLLEADLVIFQFPMYWSSVPGIMKGWIDRVLTQGFAFSLQNMYDNGIFRDKKALLSFTTGGPESMYLPDGIKGDINIMLYPLQSGVLHFCGFQVLAPQIFWNVAHTPPDARKALLQAWQTRLKGIMEEQPLSFAPTELFDLTFQGGFRLRPEVKEARAVQPYGLTPGHHLGKRLPPDNQTKPAPRD; from the exons ATGG CTGGAAAGACAGCGCTGATCGTCTACGCCCATCAGAGTCCAAGCTCGTTTAATGCAGCTGCGAAGGATGCAGCTGTGCAGACGCTGACTGCACAGGGCTATAAAGTCATCGTGTCTGATCTCTACACCATGAAGTTCCAGCcctcagcaacagcagcagatatcAAAG GTGATCTGAAGGACCCTGAACACTTTGTCTATAATGACGAGGCCTGTGCTGCCTGGAAGGAGGGGAGACTGAGTGATGACATCAAAGAAGAACACAACAAGCTGCTGGAGGCTGATCTTGTCATCTTTCAG TTCCCGATGTACTGGTCCAGTGTGCCAGGTATAATGAAAGGCTGGATTGACCGAGTGCTAACTCAAGGATTTGCCTTCAGTCTGCAGAACATGTATGACAATGGCATATTTAGG GATAAAAAGGCTCTTCTATCATTCACTACTGGAGGCCCAGAGTCTATGTACCTTCCTGACGGCATCAAGGGAGACATCAATATTATGCTGTATCCCTTACAG AGTGGAGTTCTGCACTTCTGTGGGTTTCAGGTTCTGGCTCCTCAGATCTTCTGGAACGTGGCACACACCCCTCCAGATGCCAGGAAAGCCCTGTTACAGGCCTGGCAGACCAGACTGAAGGGTATAATGGAGGAGCAGCCTCTGAGCTTTGCTCCAACAGAGCTTTTCGACCTCACCTTCCAGGGAGGGTTCAGACTGCGGCCCGAGGTGAAAGAGGCACGTGCTGTTCAGCCCTACGGCCTCACCCCGGGGCACCATCTCGGGAAACGGCTCCCTCCTGACAACCAGACCAAGCCAGCACCTCGGGACTGA